A stretch of the Capsicum annuum cultivar UCD-10X-F1 chromosome 8, UCD10Xv1.1, whole genome shotgun sequence genome encodes the following:
- the LOC107879116 gene encoding uncharacterized protein LOC107879116, with the protein MEITLRSGKELNRDPSKATKEVDADMVTEQAMPKYAKYLRDIVTNKVKLHDIETVALTEKCSAVMTQKMPKKLKDTGKFTLLIQIKNSKVVHTLSDLGASVNLMPLSLFNTLNLGKPRPSSILLQLANGTIAHSERVIEDVLIKVGKFTILANLKVLDFQADE; encoded by the exons atggaaatcaccttgaggagtggtaaagagcttaatAGAGACCCTTcaaaggcaactaaggaggtagatgctgatatGGTGACTGAACAG gcTATGccaaagtatgcaaagtacttgagggacaTCGTTACTAATAAGGTAAAGCTGCATGATATTGAGACGGTAGCACTCACTGAAAAGTGTAGCGCAGTAATGACACagaaaatgcctaagaaacttaAGGACACTGGGAAATTCACTctccttattcagattaaaaaTAGTAAGGTGGTTCACACACTAAGCGACTTAGGGGCAAGTGTTAACTTGATGCCCCTCTCCTTGTTCAACACTTTGAATTTAGGGAAACCTAGACCGAGCTCTATACTACTGCAGTTGGCAAATGGGACCATAGCCCATTCGGAACGAGTGATAGAGGATGTccttataaaggttggtaaattcactATTCTTGCTAACTTAAAAGTTCTAGATTTTCAAGCAGACGAATAG